ggaaaaaccccttgaagagaggacggctcttctcaaggagaaaagaatatgttttagatgctgttcctcaacctctcacctcgccagagagtgtacgatcgccgtgaagtgtccggaatgtggcagcccagatcacgtcgaggccatgcatcccgacctgtcaccacaaaccgagagcgctccttcacccccacaacaggacggcggggagggagaggctcactctaggtcaatagctgtcagcacgaactgtacagaagtttgcggtcaagctcagtcaagtcgttcttgttccaagatctgcctcactaaggtgtaccctaaaggagccaaagacaaggccatcaaagcctatgtgattctggacgatcagagtaatcgttcactagtcagtccagagttctttaaattgttcaacattgagagtgagcggttcccatactacctcaaaacttgctcaggcaacatgaaaacccaaggaaggaaggcagaaggcatccagatcgagtccctggatggtaaagtcgtcatctgtctccctccgctcttagagtgcaacgaaatcatgaataaccgcgctgggatcccgacaccaagtgcggtgctacaccagccgcatctccaccacatcgccaaacacatcccagaactggatccgaaagcggaaatactcctgctattaggaagagatgttatccaggtacacaaggttaggcagcagatcaatggaccactcaacgcccccttcgcgcaacgtctggatctgggctgggtggtgataggagaggtgtgtctcggtgacgtacacaaaccgatggttaacacactcaagaccaatgtgctagagagtggccgccattcaatctttcaaccctgcccgagtgtcccgtgcatcaaggaagcacaacaaggcgttaacaagcgcgaggcaagcgacgagtcgctgggccagtcagtcttcgctctaacgaagtatgacgacaaacttgcacaatcagctcaagataccatttctttaaaaaccgaagacaccaaggtcttcagagatgaagcaaataatggggttgccccattgcctatcagagaaccatgccagcgctcaccagataacaaagagcaggcagtcaaacggttcacgtccttactgaaaacctggaaaaggaaacctgagatacagcaacgcacccgattggcccacgaggtactgtgcaccctaatggcagaggtcacagccattataaacgcacaatcattcctacctgtgtcttctgacccagaaaacccctttatactttcgccatcaacgctccttacgcagaaggcaggagcacctccgccaccaggagacttttcagacaaaaagcaatggagacaagtccaggctctggcaaatcagttctggcctcgctggagacaaaaatatctacctttgttgcaacagagacaaaagtggacagaaccccgcaggaatcttcaagttgaagacttagtcctgctcagggacaagcaagccgctcgcaacagctggccaacggccagaatcactgctacattccctagcgaggatggacatgtcaggaagatcgaattgaagactaccgaccaaggcgatgtgaaaatttaccaagggccagttacagaagttattctacttctacccaatgactgattaagagactaagttttgtactctgctcattgtgaccttacgaaggtcaagcggggagtgtgctgtctttacgacagttatttagtttataatattttcgcttagtaattcattcaatagtattttctagttagaattagaagtgtttaaagtgtattcattgcatgtaaaatatatcggcatgcgatgacgtcacatccggtttcgccgcgtcttgtgggaaaacaccggtttgaaattagcgcgagggtgggggctttccacgaggctcacctgagcacaagcagttttgcaggcatgagaaatcacagtgagagcaacgctgtaagttaatagataatcgatatattgaactaagatgttaatgctgatcctgttagaggtaacgacggtagataatgtttatgctttcgttagttaaagagtcgcggatagtttgcatggaagtgtatttaaagtagtcaatggagcaggtaaactctccctgtatactgcaccttagtgtaatgtagttatagtcacctttgcaagtatttacacttgaaatgtgatattaagtaaggaacaaatactgtatcaatcttgtattgttttatcaacagttttcaccatatgttaatgtgaagagtgaacagtaaatggttaatcttactgcgatctggtttgcattggctgtggtttatccggacgttaaattcggcgtttcgttacacccgaaggagaacgttatatgtgctgtctttacgacagttatttagtttataatattttcgcttagtaattcattcaatagtattttctagttagaattagaagtgtttaaagtatattcattgcatgtaaaatatatcggcatgcgatgacgtcacatccggtttcgccgcgtcttgtgggaaaacaccggtttgaaattagcgcgagggtgggggctttccacgaggctcacctgagcacaagcagttttgcaggcatgagaaatcacagtgagagcaacgctgtaagttaatagataatcgatatattgaactaagatgttaatgctgatcctgttagaggtaacgacggtagataatgtttatgctttcgttagttaaagagtcgcggatagtttgcatggaagtgtatttaaagtagtcaatggagcaggtaaactctccctgtatactgcaccttagtgtaatgtagttatagtcacctttgcaagtatttacacttgaaatgtgatattaagtaaggaacaaatactgtatcaatcttgtattgttttatcaacagttttcaccatatgttaatgtgaagagtgaacagtaaatggttaatcttactgcgatctggtttgcattggctgtggtttatccggacgttaaattcggcgtttcgttacacccgaaggagaacgttatagtgaaaaagcggcattatcaggtgtttcaagtgctgcaatgtcagctcaatccagcatcaagtcgacgccgcccagcgacaagggcagtaaaccgacatcaagtaagcccacccaggcgttatcaggtgttccaagtgctgcaatgtcagctcgatccgggatcaagtcgatggcgcccagcgacaagggcagtagaacgacatcaagtaagtccacacaggcaagagccaaggcagaagccgccaaggtgcgactgcattacgccaaacaagaggcagttttgaaaatgaaactggccaccaaagaagccgaaaaggctgccagacaaagagaagaggctgccagacaaagagaagaggccgccagagaagccgaaacccagttggaaatgacaaaaatatcgacagagttgcatgtgctgcagctagaaggagaaggagaagctgccagggtggaagcagagtacatagaagaagctgaagggtcgcgtgatctgaccgaaacaagttctgctttggaaaggaccagactggaacgcacgagcgactatgtacaatatcaagcagacaggcaggctcgtctcccctctccatacctattcgataacttccccagctacgaggaagagaatttaccctcgcggccccgcgatgaagtcaagaatgaaagagctgacaaccgatatactttgacaccaaagttacaaagttcgatgcgaagagacgcggaggttgaatccaggatggcaaattccatgagaaacgtgcgttctcagtcatatgggcgccaacgtacttctccagcccgcatgccgcttgcagccgatcccacgctgcagtatttagcacgacgggatctcgtcacttcgggactgtaccagtttgacgataaacccgaaaattaccgtgcttggctctccacattcaccaacgtgattgacggggtccagctcagtgcaacccaaaggttggaccttatggcgaaatggctggggaaagaatcacgcgaccaggtgagacgcatgcgttcagtgtacatcaacaaacctgagctagccttaagcgaagcgtgggagagactttgggagagatatggggcccccgacattattgaagcggcgctatatcgacgtctgggaaactttcctaaggtgtcagccaaagatcactttaagttaagagaattcggagatttactcatggagatccaaggcgccaaagaagatggctattcagctggtttagtattcctagatactccatccgggattagaccaattgtggacaaacttccatttgggctgcaggacaagtggctgactgttgcctcagagtacaaggaagaccacgatggtcgatttcctccctttgagctcctcactaggtttgtgtgcaaggaggcgaagaggcgaaacgaccctagccttgtaggtccaggaagcagttcgatttacaccaagccaggcagatccgtttcgaatgttttcaacattgataaacccgtgtcagtgctcaagaccgaagcccttacaactaacaacgaccctggcaagtattgtccattgcataacaaacctcaccccctgaaagcatgcagaatgtttagggaaaaaccccttgaagagaggacggctcttctcaaggagaaaagaatatgttttagatgctgttcctcaacctctcacctcgccagagagtgtacgatcgccgtgaagtgtccggaatgtggcagcccagatcacgtcgaggccatgcatcccgacctgtcaccacaaaccgagagcgctccttcacccccacaacaggacggcggggagggagaggctcactctaggtcaatagctgtcagcacgaactgtacagaagtttgcggtcaagctcagtcaagtcgttcttgttccaagatctgcctcactaaggtgtaccctaaaggagccaaagacaaggccatcaaagcctatgtgattctggacgatcagagtaatcgttcactagtcagtccagagttctttaaattgttcaacattgagagtgagcggttcccatactacctcaaaacttgctcaggcaacatgaaaacccaaggaaggaaggcagaaggcatccagatcgagtccctggatggtaaagtcgtcatctgtctccctccgctcttagagtgcaacgaaatcatgaataaccgcgctgggatcccgacaccaagtgcggtgctacaccagccgcatctccaccacatcgccaaacacatcccagaactggatccgaaagcggaaatactcctgctattaggaagagatgttatccaggtacacaaggttaggcagcagatcaatggaccactcaacgcccccttcgcgcaacgtctggatctgggctgggtggtgataggagaggtgtgtctcggtgacgtacacaaaccgatggttaacacactcaagaccaatgtgctagagagtggccgccattcaatctttcaaccctgcccgagtgtcccgtgcatcaaggaagcacaacaaggcgttaacaagcgcgaggcaagcgacgagtcgctgggccagtcagtcttcgctctaacgaagtatgacgacaaacttgcacaatcagctcaagataccatttctttaaaaaccgaagacaccaaggtcttcagagatgaagcaaataatggggttgccccattgcctatcagagaaccatgccagcgctcaccagataacaaagagcaggcagtcaaacggttcacgtccttactgaaaacctggaaaaggaaacctgagatacagcaacgcacccgattggcccacgaggtactgtgcaccctaatggcagaggtcacagccattataaacgcacaatcattcctacctgtgtcttctgacccagaaaacccctttatactttcgccatcaacgctccttacgcagaaggcaggagcacctccgccaccaggagacttttcagacaaaaagcaatggagacaagtccaggctctggcaaatcagttctggcctcgctggagacaaaaatatctacctttgttgcaacagagacaaaagtggacagaaccccgcaggaatcttcaagttgaagacttagtcctgctcagggacaagcaagccgctcgcaacagctggccaacggccagaatcactgctacattccctagcgaggatggacatgtcaggaagatcgaattgaagactaccgaccaaggcgatgtgaaaatttaccaagggccagttacagaagttattctacttctacccaatgactgattaagagactaagttttgtactctgctcattgtgaccttacgaaggtcaagcggggagtgtgctgtctttacgacagttatttagtttataatattttcgcttagtaattcattcaatagtattttctagttagaattagaagtgtttaaagtgtattcattgcatgtaaaatatatcggcatgcgatgacgtcacatccggtttcgccgcgtcttgtgggaaaacaccggtttgaaattagcgcgagggtgggggctttccacgaggctcacctgagcacaagcagttttgcaggcatgagaaatcacagtgagagcaacgctgtaagttaatagataatcgatatattgaactaagatgttaatgctgatcctgttagaggtaacgacggtagataatgtttatgctttcgttagttaaagagtcgcggatagtttgcatggaagtgtatttaaagtagtcaatggagcaggtaaactctccctgtatactgcaccttagtgtaatgtagttatagtcacctttgcaagtatttacacttgaaatgtgatattaagtaaggaacaaatactgtatcaatcttgtattgttttatcaacagttttcaccatatgttaatgtgaagagtgaacagtaaatggttaatcttactgcga
The nucleotide sequence above comes from Hypanus sabinus isolate sHypSab1 chromosome 11, sHypSab1.hap1, whole genome shotgun sequence. Encoded proteins:
- the LOC132401530 gene encoding uncharacterized protein LOC132401530, whose product is MFREKPLEERTALLKEKRICFRCCSSTSHLARECTIAVKCPECGSPDHVEAMHPDLSPQTESAPSPPQQDGGEGEAHSRSIAVSTNCTEVCGQAQSSRSCSKICLTKVYPKGAKDKAIKAYVILDDQSNRSLVSPEFFKLFNIESERFPYYLKTCSGNMKTQGRKAEGIQIESLDGKVVICLPPLLECNEIMNNRAGIPTPSAVLHQPHLHHIAKHIPELDPKAEILLLLGRDVIQVHKVRQQINGPLNAPFAQRLDLGWVVIGEVCLGDVHKPMVNTLKTNVLESGRHSIFQPCPSVPCIKEAQQGVNKREASDESLGQSVFALTKYDDKLAQSAQDTISLKTEDTKVFRDEANNGVAPLPIREPCQRSPDNKEQAVKRFTSLLKTWKRKPEIQQRTRLAHEVLCTLMAEVTAIINAQSFLPVSSDPENPFILSPSTLLTQKAGAPPPPGDFSDKKQWRQVQALANQFWPRWRQKYLPLLQQRQKWTEPRRNLQVEDLVLLRDKQAARNSWPTARITATFPSEDGHVRKIELKTTDQGDVKIYQGPVTEVILLLPND
- the LOC132401531 gene encoding uncharacterized protein LOC132401531; the encoded protein is MSAQSSIKSTPPSDKGSKPTSSKPTQALSGVPSAAMSARSGIKSMAPSDKGSRTTSSKSTQARAKAEAAKVRLHYAKQEAVLKMKLATKEAEKAARQREEAARQREEAAREAETQLEMTKISTELHVLQLEGEGEAARVEAEYIEEAEGSRDLTETSSALERTRLERTSDYVQYQADRQARLPSPYLFDNFPSYEEENLPSRPRDEVKNERADNRYTLTPKLQSSMRRDAEVESRMANSMRNVRSQSYGRQRTSPARMPLAADPTLQYLARRDLVTSGLYQFDDKPENYRAWLSTFTNVIDGVQLSATQRLDLMAKWLGKESRDQVRRMRSVYINKPELALSEAWERLWERYGAPDIIEAALYRRLGNFPKVSAKDHFKLREFGDLLMEIQGAKEDGYSAGLVFLDTPSGIRPIVDKLPFGLQDKWLTVASEYKEDHDGRFPPFELLTRFVCKEAKRRNDPSLVGPGSSSIYTKPGRSVSNVFNIDKPVSVLKTEALTTNNDPGKYCPLHNKPHPLKACRMFREKPLEERTALLKEKRICFRCCSSTSHLARECTIAVKCPECGSPDHVEAMHPDLSPQTESAPSPPQQDGGEGEAHSRSIAVSTNCTEVCGQAQSSRSCSKICLTKVYPKGAKDKAIKAYVILDDQSNRSLVSPEFFKLFNIESERFPYYLKTCSGNMKTQGRKAEGIQIESLDGKVVICLPPLLECNEIMNNRAGIPTPSAVLHQPHLHHIAKHIPELDPKAEILLLLGRDVIQVHKVRQQINGPLNAPFAQRLDLGWVVIGEVCLGDVHKPMVNTLKTNVLESGRHSIFQPCPSVPCIKEAQQGVNKREASDESLGQSVFALTKYDDKLAQSAQDTISLKTEDTKVFRDEANNGVAPLPIREPCQRSPDNKEQAVKRFTSLLKTWKRKPEIQQRTRLAHEVLCTLMAEVTAIINAQSFLPVSSDPENPFILSPSTLLTQKAGAPPPPGDFSDKKQWRQVQALANQFWPRWRQKYLPLLQQRQKWTEPRRNLQVEDLVLLRDKQAARNSWPTARITATFPSEDGHVRKIELKTTDQGDVKIYQGPVTEVILLLPND